The nucleotide sequence GGGCATAAGTTAGGTTAAACAGATTGTTTTTCAGACACTTACAATTACGCAACCGAGTGTAAACGTAGGATAATAAGATGGTTGGTGCAAAGTCCACAGATATAGCACTTTACAAACTCTCTATTGTCTGATATATAATCTTACAGATAGTTATCTTTGTAAATAAATTACTATCTTTGCACTATCAGATAAATCAGAGATAGACGGCTTGCCACTATTTCGAGAAAGACATAGATATTATAGACAACCAATTATGAACGTCAGTCCTAAAAATCTTTGGGATAGTTGCCTCCAGCTCATAAAGGAGAATGTGACCGAGCAGCAATTTGATACTTGGTTTCGCCCGATTGTATTACAATCTTACAAACCGGCATCCAAGACATTGTTAGTTCAGGTCCCAAGCCAATTCGTTTATGAGTATTTGGAAGGACATTACGTAGACTTGCTGCGTAAGGTGTTGACGCGTGTCTTCGGACAAGGTGTTCAACTGACGTATCGCGTAATGGTTGACCAGGAAAACCATCTCTCGCAGGACTTAGAGCAGGATACCGTTGAAGATATTTCTTCACAACGTCCTACTGCTCGTGCCAATCAAAGCCCTACGGTGCTGGATACGGTGCCACAGGACCTTGATTCACAGCTCGACCCTCATAAGTCATTCAGCAACTATGTTGAAGGCGACAGTAACAAACTTCCTCGTTCTATCGGTCTTTCTATCGCAGAACATCCTAACACAACACAGTTTAACCCAATGTTCATCTATGGACCATCGGGCTGTGGTAAGACCCACCTCGTCAACGCCATCGGATTAAGAGCAAAGCAACTCTATCCTCAAAAGCGTGTGTTATACGTTTCTGCACGACTCTTCCAAGTACAGTACACTGATTCTGTACGACAAAACACTACCAACGATTTTATCAATTTCTATCAGACAATTGATATTCTCATTGTCGATGATATCCAGGAATGGGTTACAGCAACGAAGACGCAAGACACTTTCTTCCATATCTTTAACCACCTGTTCCGTAATGGAAAACGAATCATCTTAGCCAGCGACCGACCACCTGTCGACCTCAAGGGGATGAACGACCGTCTGCTGACACGTTTCTCTTGCGGATTGATAGCAGAGTTAGAAAAGCCTAACGTACAGCTTTGTGTGGACATCCTTCATAGTAAAATCAAGCGGGATGGACTTAATATCCCAGAGGATGTCGTACGTTTCATCGCTGAGACTGCTAATGGTAGCGTACGTGACCTGCAGGGCGTTATCAACTCTCTCTTGGCTTACAGCGTTGTTTACAATAGTAATATTGATATGCGATTGGCTGAACGAGTTATCAAACGAGCCGTGAAGGTTGATGACGAACCGCTGACCATTGATGATATTGTGGACAAGGTTTGTGCACATTTTAATGTTACGATGACGGCAGTCAACTCTCGTTCGCGTAAGAAAGACATTGTAATGGCACGACAGGTGAGTATGTATATGGCACAGAAATATACTAAGATGCCTGCAAGCCGTATCGGAAAACTCGTTGGTAATCGTGACCACAGCACCGTAATCCACAGTTGCTCTAAAATTGAAGACCGACTGAAAGTTGACAAGGGATTTCATGCTGAGATTGCAAGTATTGAAAACTCGTTTAAGTTAAAAGCATAAGGTATTAGTTTGAAAGTCTGTCGCATGGTTGTGGCAGGCTTTTTTACTATCTCAATTCTTGATTTCTCTCCTGATAATATCTCATCTTCTTGCTCTGAAATATATTTACAAAATATGTGGCCAAAATCTCCTCAAAGGCTCTAAATAGTACTGAAGGAAGTGCCGCTGTAACTTGCATGTAATCAATAATTTACAAGGTTGTGTTTCAAAAGGTGCTTAGTAAGGGGCCTAAAGGGCGTTAGTAAGGTCCTTAAAGAGCATCTTTTGCAAGCCAATTGGGCGTCTTTTTAAAGCTAAAAGAGCATGTTTTAAATTTGATCTTGTGAAAAATAATTACATTTTTGATGTAGGTTGATGTCTTTTGAGTGTTAAGACTGATGTAATTGCCTTTGTTTAAAACTTATCAAAGTAGAGTCTAACACTATCATCATTCAATATCATCTTTCGTCTGTCTAACTTTTCAATACGGAACACTGGCGTAAGGCTTTTGATTCCATAGAGTCCCAAGGTTGATTCATAAGCAGTCAACGGACGGTCACCATTCTCACGATCATATTGATAGGGAGATGTCAATGTTAGTTGGTTATCGCCAATACGAAAGCGATAGAGATAACTGTTGTGCATACCCGTTTTATCGTCCATCTGTAATAGTTTCGCCTGAAAAGACCAGAAGATAACCTGCTCACTCAAGTCTTCACTCGCAACGGTTGTTATCGATTCTATCTTCACAAGATGCCACATTCCCTCCATTTTGCCTGCATCGTTATCTGTTTCCAGCGAACAAGAGACGAAGAGGAGTGCCAGCAATGGTAGGACTAAGGATAATATATTTATTCGTTTCATTTTCAATTCTTTATATATTCTTAATCAAGAGGTTACCGCTTTCCCAATAAACCATGTTTTGTGATTGTTAACTGCATACCGTAGTTGTTGCCACGTAGGATAGAACCAAAGTCGGCACCGATGCCCATGCGCATATCAACACCTCTCATCCACGTTGGAATTTTCTGTCCCTGTAGTGTGTAAGTAGCCTCTCCCATCAAACTCAGGTTATGTCGTCTCTTCGTATAAGGCTTCTCGTAGGTTCCCAACCCCTCCTGCCATGTGCCAAGGAAACGCCACTTAAAACGCTCTGTGGGATGACCGCCTAAGCCTAAATGGAGTGCAACAAAGCGGTTATCCTCAAAGAAGATAGAGCCATCCTCATTGTAAATAGGTGAACGATAGAGCGGATTTCCCATCGCCTGTCCCCAATGCTGATAACCTGGAAGAATATAATGGTTATAGTAGTTGTCTTTTCCACCGATATGGTCGGCTATCGTCATCGTATGGTCATGGTATATCGGACCACTCTGATACTTTGTGTAAAGATATTCAAAAACAAAGGTGTTCAGCCAATTGTCAGGTTTATAACGATATTCGAAACCTAACATCCAGTCTTTGAAATCATAGAGCAGATAACGCCGCTGTTTCTTCTTCTGCCACTCACTTCCCTCACCATAACCATCATAGTCAAGTTGAAGCATGGCTGAATGGTCCTCAAAGAATTTATCAGCATAGAGTGAAAAGCCATGCCAGTCGCCATCATAGTTGACACGCATCACCCAGCTACCTAACTGGTCGCCCTGCACATTCTGGTAGGTTGTCTCACCATTATCAGCACCACCGGGGAGAAAGGCGTGCCAAAAGTCGCGCAATCCTCGTCCATTTTCTGAGATATTCATACCGCCATGTCCGTCAGGGAGGTAGGATGTGCCACCGAAGATGCTAACCATCTCTAATCCCATTTCAAGCGACCACGGACAGAATACCTCTTCATTTCCCACTTTCAGATAGCCTGCTTTAGAGTGATAGAGTGCACGATCCGTATATTTCGACTGCTTAGCGGTGAAGTCATGCTGCCAATTCTGGTCGGTCATCATGCCGTAAGCAATGTGACCTTTTAAGTGTAACCAGCCATTCGCAAACGGCAACGTCCAATAGTCTGAGAGTGCCAATCGAACTTGTGGGATAGGACGGGCGTTGATCCCTAATGTTTGTGAGCCTGAGCTGAGCTCGTTGTCCTTCAACTGCATCGGCTCTTCCTTTGCTCCAATGGTCAGTGTTCCATGCAACCATCGTCCTTCAACGTATGCCTGCTGGATGACAGCCTTACTGGTGTAATTGATTGGTAACGCAAGGTCTAAGCCATAACCTAAGCCGAACTTCCGTCCCTCGTCCGTCCTCAATGGGCGTTCTATCCCACCACGCACGTAGCCATTCACTGTTTCCAACGAACTAAGTCCATATTTATTGGCATTGAGCCAAAGCGGGGTTCTGCCCTTTGAAAGGCTCCCCTGCATTTCCACCTTATATTCTAA is from Prevotella melaninogenica and encodes:
- the dnaA gene encoding chromosomal replication initiator protein DnaA — encoded protein: MNVSPKNLWDSCLQLIKENVTEQQFDTWFRPIVLQSYKPASKTLLVQVPSQFVYEYLEGHYVDLLRKVLTRVFGQGVQLTYRVMVDQENHLSQDLEQDTVEDISSQRPTARANQSPTVLDTVPQDLDSQLDPHKSFSNYVEGDSNKLPRSIGLSIAEHPNTTQFNPMFIYGPSGCGKTHLVNAIGLRAKQLYPQKRVLYVSARLFQVQYTDSVRQNTTNDFINFYQTIDILIVDDIQEWVTATKTQDTFFHIFNHLFRNGKRIILASDRPPVDLKGMNDRLLTRFSCGLIAELEKPNVQLCVDILHSKIKRDGLNIPEDVVRFIAETANGSVRDLQGVINSLLAYSVVYNSNIDMRLAERVIKRAVKVDDEPLTIDDIVDKVCAHFNVTMTAVNSRSRKKDIVMARQVSMYMAQKYTKMPASRIGKLVGNRDHSTVIHSCSKIEDRLKVDKGFHAEIASIENSFKLKA
- a CDS encoding capsule assembly Wzi family protein, which gives rise to MKKLFSTLLILLTTSTIQAQYQEPVRRDTSRLQPFKGLEYKVEMQGSLSKGRTPLWLNANKYGLSSLETVNGYVRGGIERPLRTDEGRKFGLGYGLDLALPINYTSKAVIQQAYVEGRWLHGTLTIGAKEEPMQLKDNELSSGSQTLGINARPIPQVRLALSDYWTLPFANGWLHLKGHIAYGMMTDQNWQHDFTAKQSKYTDRALYHSKAGYLKVGNEEVFCPWSLEMGLEMVSIFGGTSYLPDGHGGMNISENGRGLRDFWHAFLPGGADNGETTYQNVQGDQLGSWVMRVNYDGDWHGFSLYADKFFEDHSAMLQLDYDGYGEGSEWQKKKQRRYLLYDFKDWMLGFEYRYKPDNWLNTFVFEYLYTKYQSGPIYHDHTMTIADHIGGKDNYYNHYILPGYQHWGQAMGNPLYRSPIYNEDGSIFFEDNRFVALHLGLGGHPTERFKWRFLGTWQEGLGTYEKPYTKRRHNLSLMGEATYTLQGQKIPTWMRGVDMRMGIGADFGSILRGNNYGMQLTITKHGLLGKR
- a CDS encoding lipocalin-like domain-containing protein → MKRINILSLVLPLLALLFVSCSLETDNDAGKMEGMWHLVKIESITTVASEDLSEQVIFWSFQAKLLQMDDKTGMHNSYLYRFRIGDNQLTLTSPYQYDRENGDRPLTAYESTLGLYGIKSLTPVFRIEKLDRRKMILNDDSVRLYFDKF